A stretch of Dysidea avara chromosome 5, odDysAvar1.4, whole genome shotgun sequence DNA encodes these proteins:
- the LOC136256446 gene encoding alpha-(1,3)-fucosyltransferase 10-like, whose protein sequence is MIVSRKRLCCCLFLCGTAFVLAGFLMDAEDFQDDEVYDDPRNVFMAPENGNESNIDYRYKKVYLPQENETRYPIIVWWTAFTGYQRVVWDCARGSCLFTHSRTEFDNPLTEAFMFYGTDIVWDDLPIPRKPHHLWGVIHEESVKNNWILGQPDGIQLFNITSTFSRYSDFPVVLQFLENIDELTNPPLVSTAEKNRLRSSLASVIYLHSDCDPPSDRDSYMRELMKYISVDSYGKCLHNKDLPEHLVNPLTYDTNDLHAIQAQYKFSISFENALCHDYITEKFWRPLLIGSVPVVRGSPTIRDWAPRDSIIVAEEFESPKELAEYLLYLDKHDDEYEKFLKYKTEGIGNERLHEAMETRMYVVNEVKGKNSIEAFECYVCDKILERKELLSEGKQPEPLVANLSHIDCPAPHHAVDSIDVTIASFTNSAEIKFWIWHEMCSRKQARMIRELVESGQPYGDNFETTLREACLDVTPG, encoded by the coding sequence ATGATAGTTAGCAGGAAAAGACTTTGTTGCTGTTTGTTCTTGTGTGGTACTGCATTTGTTCTAGCTGGTTTTCTAATGGATGCTGAGGATTTTCAGGATGATGAGGTTTACGATGATCCGCGGAACGTCTTCATGGCGCCTGAGAATGGGAATGAAAGCAACATAGATTATCGCTACAAGAAGGTGTATTTACCGCAGGAGAACGAGACACGTTATCCCATTATTGTGTGGTGGACTGCGTTTACTGGATACCAGCGTGTCGTATGGGACTGTGCACGTGGCTCCTGCTTGTTTACTCACAGCAGAACGGAGTTTGATAATCCGCTTACTGAGGCGTTTATGTTTTACGGAACTGATATTGTTTGGGATGACCTACCAATACCCCGTAAACCACACCACTTGTGGGGAGTGATACATGAAGAATCAGTAAAAAACAACTGGATATTGGGGCAGCCAGATGGAATACAATTATTTAACATTACATCAACATTTAGCCGATACTCTGACTTTCCTGTAGTGCTGCAGTTTCTTGAGAACATTGATGAGTTAACCAATCCTCCTCTGGTGTCCACAGCTGAGAAGAACAGGCTACGCAGCAGCCTTGCTTCAGTAATATATTTACATTCTGATTGTGATCCTCCGTCAGACCGAGACTCTTACATGAGAGAATTAATGAAATACATCTCAGTAGACTCTTATGGTAAGTGTCTGCATAATAAAGACCTACCAGAACACCTTGTTAATCCTCTCACTTATGACACCAATGATCTGCATGCCATTCAAGCTCAATACAAGTTCTCCATTTCTTTTGAGAATGCATTATGTCATGATTACATCACAGAGAAGTTCTGGCGGCCATTGTTGATTGGTTCAGTGCCAGTGGTCCGAGGTTCTCCAACCATTAGGGACTGGGCACCACGTGACTCTATTATTGTAGCTGAAGAGTTTGAGTCACCAAAAGAACTAGCTGAATATCTGTTATACCTGGATAAGCATGATGATGAATATGAGAAATTCCTCAAGTATAAAACTGAAGGGATTGGCAATGAACGTTTACATGAAGCAATGGAAACTAGGATGTATGTCGTCAATGAAGTTAAAGGGAAGAACTCAATTGAGGCATTTGAGTGTTATGTGTGTGATAAAATATTAGAACGAAAAGAGTTGCTGAGTGAAGGAAAGCAACCAGAGCCTCTTGTGGCTAATCTTTCACATATTGATTGCCCGGCTCCACACCATGCTGTTGATAGCATCGATGTTACTATAGCAAGTTTCACAAACTCAGCTGAGATCAAGTTCTGGATATGGCATGAAATGTGTTCAAGAAAACAAGCCAGGATGATTAGAGAACTGGTAGAAAGTGGCCAACCATATGGTGATAATTTTGAAACAACACTTCGTGAAGCCTGTCTAGATGTTACTCCAGGATAA
- the LOC136256445 gene encoding uncharacterized protein isoform X1, with protein sequence MASLAETVLDHVISTSQLKFTGVTLSNGAYGKLSEVQYDGKLCAGKEVHAVLLQRASPSEFAEMKDDFLRECQLWSTLRHPNVVLFQGIYYPSSDESVLPVMVMEKMQESVTSLVDKHDNIPLLVKLSILHDVSLGLRYLHGHNPPTVHRDLSPNNILVTPHLEAKITDLGVAKTIKRGISNNTLGTPPFLPPEALDNEPVYGPPLDVFSFGGVILHVTSRQWPTPKSWSQIDPKTRKRIMLSEVERRQQYIDMMSGSDADLEPLVVSCLEDDPELRPSAADMSERIRIMKDEYSKKTTRDGMDPISWLAEIKQTSTQVQQQLVVKESTIPDLFSGPVNIKWEEGAPAPMARYAHNAVSYNGAIYVGSGVNDYDEPAYAIDIYHPDTNKWDSTIETPNSYFATAVLMDKLLIVGGLTRDYKVTNRVFVLESGQWKDYTEMPTARAAAAAVSHQSMLIVVGGSDDESGVSTTEILDGSTRQWFKCDDLPEPLATVQSVIVGDMIYVLGGTNQDVAPSTAVYAASLDTLSSHQLKWQRLKDTPWGELAAVGLNSKYLLALGLEEDKREALEVITLNSAATSWIHTSTIPTTVVLAAAACDDSKLVLIGGKISGEWEIEVLNKVWIGQFQ encoded by the exons ATGGCATCACTCGCAGAAACCGTACTCGATCATGTGATTTCTACATCGCAGTTGAAGTTCACAGGGGTTACGCTAAGTAACGGGGCCTATGGGAAACTGTCAGAAGTGCAATACGATGGAAAGTTGTGCGCCGGTAAAGAAGTCCACGCCGTACTGCTCCAGCGCGCTAGCCCGAGCGAATTCGCCGAAATGAAAGATGACTTCTTGCGAGAATGCCAACTTTGGAGTACTCTTCGTCATCCTAACGTTGTACTATTCCAAGGAATTTACTATCCTTCTAGTGACGAGTCCGTACTGCCTGTTATGGTGATGGAGAAGATGCAGGAGAGTGTAACATCACTGGTAGATAAACATGATAATATTCCCTTACTGGTGAAACTGTCAATACTACATGATGTGTCTCTAGGACTGAGGTATCTTCATGGTCACAATCCTCCAACTGTCCACCGAGACTTGTCTCCTAATAACATCCTGGTGACCCCTCATCTTGAAGCGAAAATCACTGACCTTGGTGTGGCCAAGACAATCAAAAGAGGAATCAGCAACAACACCTTAGGAACTCCTCCATTCCTACCCCCAGAGGCACTAGACAATGAGCCAGTATATGGACCACCATTAGATGTGTTCTCTTTTGGAGGTGTGATCCTCCACGTCACTAGCCGACAATGGCCTACTCCAAAATCATGGTCACAGATTGATCCCAAGACAAGGAAACGGATAATGTTGTCAGAGGTAGAGCGACGTCAACAGTACATAGACATGATGAGTGGAAGTGATGCAGACTTGGAGCCATTGGTTGTGTCATGTTTAGAAGATGATCCAGAGTTACGTCCTTCAGCAGCAGACATGTCTGAGAGGATCAGGATTATGAAAGATGAGTACAGCAAGAAGACAACTCGTGATGGTATGGACCCCATCTCATGGTTGGCTGAGATCAAACAAACATCAACACAGGTACAG CAACAACTGGTTGTGAAGGAATCCACCATACCTGACTTGTTCAGTGGACCAGTGAACATCAAGTGGGAGGAGGGAGCCCCTGCACCAATGGCTAGGTACGCCCATAATGCAGTCAGCTATAATGGAGCGATTTATGTGGGAAGTGGTGTCAATGATTATGATGAGCCAGCATATGCCATAGACATTTACCATCCAGACACCAACAAATGGGACAGCACCATTGAGACACCAAATAGTTATTTTGCCACAGCTGTGCTAATGGACAAACTGCTAATTGTCGGTGGACTAACTAGAGATTACAAGGTTACCAACAGGGTGTTTGTACTGGAGAGTGGCCAGtggaaagactatacagaaatGCCTACAGCAAGAGCTGCGGCTGCTGCTGTTAGCCACCAGTCGATGTTGATAGTGGTTGGCGGTAGTGATGATGAGAGTGGTGTCAGTACTACTGAAATACTGGATGGTTCCACTCGCCAGTGGTTCAAATGTGATGATCTTCCTGAACCACTTGCAACTGTGCAATCAGTTATAGTAGGTGACATGATTTACGTCTTAGGTGGCACCAATCAAGACGTTGCTCCTTCCACCGCAGTATATGCCGCTTCACTTGACACTCTGTCCAGTCACCAGCTAAAGTGGCAACGTCTTAAAGACACTCCATGGGGTGAATTAGCTGCCGTTGGTCTGAACAGCAAATATTTGCTGGCGTTAGGCTTGGAAGAAGATAAGCGTGAAGCTCTTGAAGTCATCACCCTCAACTCTGCAGCTACGTCATGGATACACACTTCAACCATTCCAACAACAGTAGTTCTTGCAGCTGCGGCATGTGATGATTCCAAACTAGTATTGATAGGAGGCAAGATTAGTGGGGAGTGGGAAATTGAGGTCCTCAATAAAGTGTGGATTGGACAGTTCCAGTAA
- the LOC136256445 gene encoding uncharacterized protein isoform X2: MASLAETVLDHVISTSQLKFTGVTLSNGAYGKLSEVQYDGKLCAGKEVHAVLLQRASPSEFAEMKDDFLRECQLWSTLRHPNVVLFQGIYYPSSDESVLPVMVMEKMQESVTSLVDKHDNIPLLVKLSILHDVSLGLRYLHGHNPPTVHRDLSPNNILVTPHLEAKITDLGVAKTIKRGISNNTLGTPPFLPPEALDNEPVYGPPLDVFSFGGVILHVTSRQWPTPKSWSQIDPKTRKRIMLSEVERRQQYIDMMSGSDADLEPLVVSCLEDDPELRPSAADMSERIRIMKDEYSKKTTRDGMDPISWLAEIKQTSTQQQLVVKESTIPDLFSGPVNIKWEEGAPAPMARYAHNAVSYNGAIYVGSGVNDYDEPAYAIDIYHPDTNKWDSTIETPNSYFATAVLMDKLLIVGGLTRDYKVTNRVFVLESGQWKDYTEMPTARAAAAAVSHQSMLIVVGGSDDESGVSTTEILDGSTRQWFKCDDLPEPLATVQSVIVGDMIYVLGGTNQDVAPSTAVYAASLDTLSSHQLKWQRLKDTPWGELAAVGLNSKYLLALGLEEDKREALEVITLNSAATSWIHTSTIPTTVVLAAAACDDSKLVLIGGKISGEWEIEVLNKVWIGQFQ, encoded by the exons ATGGCATCACTCGCAGAAACCGTACTCGATCATGTGATTTCTACATCGCAGTTGAAGTTCACAGGGGTTACGCTAAGTAACGGGGCCTATGGGAAACTGTCAGAAGTGCAATACGATGGAAAGTTGTGCGCCGGTAAAGAAGTCCACGCCGTACTGCTCCAGCGCGCTAGCCCGAGCGAATTCGCCGAAATGAAAGATGACTTCTTGCGAGAATGCCAACTTTGGAGTACTCTTCGTCATCCTAACGTTGTACTATTCCAAGGAATTTACTATCCTTCTAGTGACGAGTCCGTACTGCCTGTTATGGTGATGGAGAAGATGCAGGAGAGTGTAACATCACTGGTAGATAAACATGATAATATTCCCTTACTGGTGAAACTGTCAATACTACATGATGTGTCTCTAGGACTGAGGTATCTTCATGGTCACAATCCTCCAACTGTCCACCGAGACTTGTCTCCTAATAACATCCTGGTGACCCCTCATCTTGAAGCGAAAATCACTGACCTTGGTGTGGCCAAGACAATCAAAAGAGGAATCAGCAACAACACCTTAGGAACTCCTCCATTCCTACCCCCAGAGGCACTAGACAATGAGCCAGTATATGGACCACCATTAGATGTGTTCTCTTTTGGAGGTGTGATCCTCCACGTCACTAGCCGACAATGGCCTACTCCAAAATCATGGTCACAGATTGATCCCAAGACAAGGAAACGGATAATGTTGTCAGAGGTAGAGCGACGTCAACAGTACATAGACATGATGAGTGGAAGTGATGCAGACTTGGAGCCATTGGTTGTGTCATGTTTAGAAGATGATCCAGAGTTACGTCCTTCAGCAGCAGACATGTCTGAGAGGATCAGGATTATGAAAGATGAGTACAGCAAGAAGACAACTCGTGATGGTATGGACCCCATCTCATGGTTGGCTGAGATCAAACAAACATCAACACAG CAACAACTGGTTGTGAAGGAATCCACCATACCTGACTTGTTCAGTGGACCAGTGAACATCAAGTGGGAGGAGGGAGCCCCTGCACCAATGGCTAGGTACGCCCATAATGCAGTCAGCTATAATGGAGCGATTTATGTGGGAAGTGGTGTCAATGATTATGATGAGCCAGCATATGCCATAGACATTTACCATCCAGACACCAACAAATGGGACAGCACCATTGAGACACCAAATAGTTATTTTGCCACAGCTGTGCTAATGGACAAACTGCTAATTGTCGGTGGACTAACTAGAGATTACAAGGTTACCAACAGGGTGTTTGTACTGGAGAGTGGCCAGtggaaagactatacagaaatGCCTACAGCAAGAGCTGCGGCTGCTGCTGTTAGCCACCAGTCGATGTTGATAGTGGTTGGCGGTAGTGATGATGAGAGTGGTGTCAGTACTACTGAAATACTGGATGGTTCCACTCGCCAGTGGTTCAAATGTGATGATCTTCCTGAACCACTTGCAACTGTGCAATCAGTTATAGTAGGTGACATGATTTACGTCTTAGGTGGCACCAATCAAGACGTTGCTCCTTCCACCGCAGTATATGCCGCTTCACTTGACACTCTGTCCAGTCACCAGCTAAAGTGGCAACGTCTTAAAGACACTCCATGGGGTGAATTAGCTGCCGTTGGTCTGAACAGCAAATATTTGCTGGCGTTAGGCTTGGAAGAAGATAAGCGTGAAGCTCTTGAAGTCATCACCCTCAACTCTGCAGCTACGTCATGGATACACACTTCAACCATTCCAACAACAGTAGTTCTTGCAGCTGCGGCATGTGATGATTCCAAACTAGTATTGATAGGAGGCAAGATTAGTGGGGAGTGGGAAATTGAGGTCCTCAATAAAGTGTGGATTGGACAGTTCCAGTAA